Proteins found in one Etheostoma spectabile isolate EspeVRDwgs_2016 unplaced genomic scaffold, UIUC_Espe_1.0 scaffold00019209, whole genome shotgun sequence genomic segment:
- the LOC116684156 gene encoding uncharacterized protein LOC116684156, which yields MVQEMRKTTPNLAYIDDAMNATYALRRQEIVEEEPPVAEMRVRWPALFTERQIIKEFTRLMSMDINKFYEGLDSHLHKLLQLFRLKRFEEVQEMTSLMESLDKDASNQRKRAAALQGLPWYVKENPSTLMKRCEPTDPGEDVIKGMMIGILLVVEDVKEPLPVSYNDVAIVIEEKIVMRHLGDVPNAFVNLMGLLYMLNLDYPKDTKYTFEVIQRLFMGIGLRCALPESTL from the exons ATGGTCCAGGAGATGAGAAAAACCACCCCAAACCTGGCCTACATCGATGATGCAATGAATGCCACATACGCACTGAGAAGACAGGAGATTGTTGAAGAGGAGCCACCTGTGGCCGAAATGAGAGTCAGATGGCCAGCCCTTTTTACTGAAAGACAg ATCATCAAGGAATTCACCAGACTCATGTCAATGGACATCAATAAGTTCTATGAGGGTCTGGACAGCCATCTGCATAAACTTCTTCAGTTATTCCGGTTGAAGCGCTTCGAGGAAGTTCAAGAAATGACATCCTTAATGGAGAGTCTCGACAAGGAT GCATCAAACCAAAGGAAGAGAGCAGCAGCTTTGCAGGGGCTGCCATGGTACGTGAAGGAAAATCCTTCTACATTGATGAAGAGATGTGAG CCAACAGATCCTGGAGAGGACGTCATCAAGGGAATGATGATTGGAATCCTTTTGGTCGTTGAAGATGTGAAGGAGCCCCTTCCAGTTTCCTACAACGATGTTGCCATCGTCATTGAGGAAAAGATTGTCATGCGTCATCTTGGTGATGTACCCAACGCTTTTGTGAACCTGATGGGCCTGCTGTACATGCTGAACCTTGACTAtccaaaagacacaaaatataCTTTTGAGGTGATTCAGCGCCTGTTCATGGGAATCGGTCTGAGATGTGCACTCCCAGAGTCCACTCTTTAA